The Musa acuminata AAA Group cultivar baxijiao chromosome BXJ2-2, Cavendish_Baxijiao_AAA, whole genome shotgun sequence genome has a segment encoding these proteins:
- the LOC135605159 gene encoding putative DNA glycosylase At3g47830: MPKNPKRKRALSPIRSLETLKPSSEHYPDLPFPTPEQCRDVRDALLAHHGFPEEFAKYRRSTTSPLGAETAVDGVAGETVLDGLVSTLLSQNTTESNSRRAFESLKSAFPTWEHVLAAESKLVEDAIRCGGLAATKAARIKSILRALKDKRGQICLEYLRHLSVDEVKTELSMFKGIGPKTIACVLMFHLQRDDFPVDTHVYRITRDIGWVPMKADREQAYLHLNNRIPNDLKFDLNCLLVTHGRLCHRCAIRGGSQKTSRSFTSCPLAEYQKSRRVS; the protein is encoded by the exons ATGCCTAAAAACCCTAAGCGGAAGCGCGCTCTCTCGCCGATCCGATCCCTCGAAACCCTTAAGCCTTCCTCCGAGCACTACCCGGACCTCCCATTCCCCACCCCGGAGCAATGCCGGGACGTCCGCGACGCCCTCCTCGCCCACCACGGCTTCCCGGAGGAGTTCGCCAAGTACCGGAGATCCACCACTAGTCCACTGGGTGCGGAGACGGCCGTCGATGGAGTCGCCGGGGAAACAGTTCTTGATGGACTTGTGAGCACTCTATTGTCGCAGAACACCACCGAATCGAACTCGAGAAGGGCTTTCGAGTCCCTCAAATCCGCCTTCCCCACTTGGGAACAC GTTCTTGCTGCGGAATCGAAGCTCGTAGAGGATGCCATCAGATGTGGAGGCTTGGCTGCGACCAAGGCAGCGAGGATAAAGAGCATTCTGAGAGCATTGAAGGACAAGAGAGGGCAGATTTGCTTGGAATACTTGCGCCACCTGTCTGTTGACGAGGTCAAGACTGAGCTATCAATGTTTAAGGGAATAGGACCAAAAACG ATAGCATGCGTCTTAATGTTCCATCTTCAGCGAGATGATTTCCCAGTGGACACTCAT GTCTATCGGATCACAAGGGACATTGGTTGGGTACCTATGAAAGCTGACAGGGAGCAGGCTTATCTTCATCTCAATAATAGAATACCTAATGACCTGAAGTTTGACCTAAATTGTCTTCTTGTAACTCATGGAAGACTTTGCCACAGATGTGCCATCAGGGGCGGTAGCCAGAAAACTTCACGTTCTTTCACTTCTTGCCCTCTCGCTGAGTATCAGAAGAGTAGGAGAGTAAGCTAA
- the LOC135585916 gene encoding uncharacterized protein LOC135585916 isoform X1, which translates to MATATMATAAGAAALLYYTLKWKLHAGRFQENGQGEHDQDASKPILSGRNRVSQRPAQAPATWLETISTLSETLRFTYSETLGKWPIGDLAFGINFLLKRQGNLHVASIYAGEESVPLKGAEIVAELKYLLNLLNLCWHFSKKPFPLFLEATGYSQDDVLLQKPKAGILKPAFTILTDKNTKSILLLIRGTHSIRDTLTAATGAVVPFHHTLLYEGGISDLILGYAHCGMVAAARSIAKLATPCLLEALHEYPDYKLKIVGHSLGGGTAALLTYILREQQEFATAICVTFAPAACMTWELAESGRHFITSIINGADLVPSFSAASVDDLRSEVTASAWLNDLRNQIEQTRILSTVYRSASALGSRLPSIASARARVAGAGAILRPVSNGTQVVMTRAKSVAQAALSRPPLRISSWSCIGPRYRNKASFPITRREENIEESSMITKENGETLATLTETTTVETTEITTQGVGWTSDLDCSHSNAISHADGPVNTGDISDDEDATGQCRNEDSMTEYDLWQQLENELNKARQNEEVDIDNEIREEENAAAAAHEEVEGTSEGILTETKEVRRFYPPGKIMHIVIFPPEETTNEEDSGIHHDGENPEPEYKTGIFLTPRSLYGKLRLSQSMINDHFMPIYRRNIERLISILEKEDGHGDEAMML; encoded by the exons ATGGCGACGGCAACCATGGCGACTGCTGCTGGCGCCGCTGCGCTTCTGTATTACACACTGAAGTGGAAACTACACGCCGGTCGATTTCAAGAGAATGGCCAAGGCGAACACGATCAGGATGCATCCAAACCTATTCTTTCTGGGAGGAATCGAGTCTCGCAGAGGCCTGCGCAGGCCCCTGCAACATGGTTAGAGACAATATCGACCTTGTCGGAGACCTTACGATTCACCTACTCCGAGACATTGGGGAAATGGCCTATTGGGGATCTGGCCTTTGGCATCAACTTTTTATTGAAGAGGCAG GGGAACTTACATGTAGCTAGTATATATGCTGGTGAAGAAAGTGTACCGCTTAAAGGGGCTGAAATTGTTGCTGAGCTAAAGTATCTTTTGAATTTATTGAATCTTTGCTGGCATTTTTCAAAAAAACCATTCCCATTATTTTTGGAGGCGACTGGTTATTCCCAAGATGATGTCCTACTTCAAAAACCTAAAGCAGGC atcTTGAAGCCAGCATTTACAATTTTAACAGATAAAAACACAAAAAGCATTCTGCTATTGATTAGGGGGACACACAGCATCAGAGACACATTAACAGCTGCAACTGGTGCAGTTGTTCCATTCCACCACACTTTATTATATGAAGGCGGCATCAGCGATTTAATTTTAGGATATGCACACTGTGGAATGGTTGCAGCTGCTCGGTCAATTGCTAAGCTTGCCACCCCTTGTCTTTTGGAAGCACTGCATGAATATCCAGATTACAAACTAAAG ATAGTGGGACACTCTCTGGGTGGAGGTACAGCGGCACTCTTAACCTATATTTTAAGGGAGCAACAGGAGTTTGCCACTGCTATTTGTGTTACATTTGCCCCAG CTGCTTGTATGACATGGGAGTTAGCAGAATCAGGCAGGCACTTCATTACTTCGATTATTAATGGAGCTGATTTGGTTCCTTCCTTTTCAGCAGCATCAGTAGATGACCTACGTTCTGAG GTGACAGCATCAGCATGGCTTAATGATTTACGAAATCAAATTGAACAGACAAGGATATTGAGCACAGTTTATCGTTCAGCATCTGCTCTAGGGTCTAGACTTCCATCAATTGCTAGTGCAAGAGCAAGAGTAGCTGGTGCTGGTGCAATCCTACGTCCTGTATCCAATGGGACACAG GTTGTCATGACAAGAGCAAAAAGTGTGGCTCAAGCTGCATTGAGTCGACCACCTCTTCGTATATCGTCATGGTCATGTATTGGGCCCCGTTACCGCAACAAGGCATCTTTTCCGATTACAAGACGAGAAGAGAACATTGAAGAGTCATCAATGATAACAAAAGAAAATGGCGAGACTCTTGCAACATTGACTGAAACTACCACTGTAGAGACCACAGAGATTACAACTCAAGGTGTAGGATGGACTTCGGACCTAGATTGCTCGCATTCCAATGCAATTTCTCATGCTGATGGCCCGGTGAACACTGGTGATATCAGTGATGATGAGGATGCAACTGGTCAATGTAGGAACGAGGACAGCATGACCGAGTATGATTTGTGGCAGCAACTGGAGAATGAGTTGAACAAGGCAAGGCAGAACGAAGAAGTTGATATTGATAATGAAATAAGGGAAGAGGAGAATGCTGCTGCCGCTGCACATGAAGAGGTTGAGGGCACATCAGAAGGCATTCTTACTGAAACAAAGGAAGTGCGGAGGTTCTACCCCCCTGGGAAAATCATGCACATTGTGATCTTCCCTCCAGAGGAGACGACAAACGAAGAAGATTCTGGTATCCATCATGATGGTGAGAACCCAGAGCCAGAGTACAAGACTGGGATCTTCTTGACCCCAAGGTCACTTTATGGTAAGTTGAGGCTCTCACAGTCCATGATCAATGATCATTTCATGCCAATTTACCGAAGAAATATTGAGCGACTCATCAGTATACTCGAGAAAGAGGATGGACATGGTGATGAAGCCATGATGTTATAG
- the LOC135585916 gene encoding uncharacterized protein LOC135585916 isoform X2, whose translation MVRDNIDLVGDLTIHLLRDIGEMAYWGSGLWHQLFIEEGNLHVASIYAGEESVPLKGAEIVAELKYLLNLLNLCWHFSKKPFPLFLEATGYSQDDVLLQKPKAGILKPAFTILTDKNTKSILLLIRGTHSIRDTLTAATGAVVPFHHTLLYEGGISDLILGYAHCGMVAAARSIAKLATPCLLEALHEYPDYKLKIVGHSLGGGTAALLTYILREQQEFATAICVTFAPAACMTWELAESGRHFITSIINGADLVPSFSAASVDDLRSEVTASAWLNDLRNQIEQTRILSTVYRSASALGSRLPSIASARARVAGAGAILRPVSNGTQVVMTRAKSVAQAALSRPPLRISSWSCIGPRYRNKASFPITRREENIEESSMITKENGETLATLTETTTVETTEITTQGVGWTSDLDCSHSNAISHADGPVNTGDISDDEDATGQCRNEDSMTEYDLWQQLENELNKARQNEEVDIDNEIREEENAAAAAHEEVEGTSEGILTETKEVRRFYPPGKIMHIVIFPPEETTNEEDSGIHHDGENPEPEYKTGIFLTPRSLYGKLRLSQSMINDHFMPIYRRNIERLISILEKEDGHGDEAMML comes from the exons ATGGTTAGAGACAATATCGACCTTGTCGGAGACCTTACGATTCACCTACTCCGAGACATTGGGGAAATGGCCTATTGGGGATCTGGCCTTTGGCATCAACTTTTTATTGAAGAG GGGAACTTACATGTAGCTAGTATATATGCTGGTGAAGAAAGTGTACCGCTTAAAGGGGCTGAAATTGTTGCTGAGCTAAAGTATCTTTTGAATTTATTGAATCTTTGCTGGCATTTTTCAAAAAAACCATTCCCATTATTTTTGGAGGCGACTGGTTATTCCCAAGATGATGTCCTACTTCAAAAACCTAAAGCAGGC atcTTGAAGCCAGCATTTACAATTTTAACAGATAAAAACACAAAAAGCATTCTGCTATTGATTAGGGGGACACACAGCATCAGAGACACATTAACAGCTGCAACTGGTGCAGTTGTTCCATTCCACCACACTTTATTATATGAAGGCGGCATCAGCGATTTAATTTTAGGATATGCACACTGTGGAATGGTTGCAGCTGCTCGGTCAATTGCTAAGCTTGCCACCCCTTGTCTTTTGGAAGCACTGCATGAATATCCAGATTACAAACTAAAG ATAGTGGGACACTCTCTGGGTGGAGGTACAGCGGCACTCTTAACCTATATTTTAAGGGAGCAACAGGAGTTTGCCACTGCTATTTGTGTTACATTTGCCCCAG CTGCTTGTATGACATGGGAGTTAGCAGAATCAGGCAGGCACTTCATTACTTCGATTATTAATGGAGCTGATTTGGTTCCTTCCTTTTCAGCAGCATCAGTAGATGACCTACGTTCTGAG GTGACAGCATCAGCATGGCTTAATGATTTACGAAATCAAATTGAACAGACAAGGATATTGAGCACAGTTTATCGTTCAGCATCTGCTCTAGGGTCTAGACTTCCATCAATTGCTAGTGCAAGAGCAAGAGTAGCTGGTGCTGGTGCAATCCTACGTCCTGTATCCAATGGGACACAG GTTGTCATGACAAGAGCAAAAAGTGTGGCTCAAGCTGCATTGAGTCGACCACCTCTTCGTATATCGTCATGGTCATGTATTGGGCCCCGTTACCGCAACAAGGCATCTTTTCCGATTACAAGACGAGAAGAGAACATTGAAGAGTCATCAATGATAACAAAAGAAAATGGCGAGACTCTTGCAACATTGACTGAAACTACCACTGTAGAGACCACAGAGATTACAACTCAAGGTGTAGGATGGACTTCGGACCTAGATTGCTCGCATTCCAATGCAATTTCTCATGCTGATGGCCCGGTGAACACTGGTGATATCAGTGATGATGAGGATGCAACTGGTCAATGTAGGAACGAGGACAGCATGACCGAGTATGATTTGTGGCAGCAACTGGAGAATGAGTTGAACAAGGCAAGGCAGAACGAAGAAGTTGATATTGATAATGAAATAAGGGAAGAGGAGAATGCTGCTGCCGCTGCACATGAAGAGGTTGAGGGCACATCAGAAGGCATTCTTACTGAAACAAAGGAAGTGCGGAGGTTCTACCCCCCTGGGAAAATCATGCACATTGTGATCTTCCCTCCAGAGGAGACGACAAACGAAGAAGATTCTGGTATCCATCATGATGGTGAGAACCCAGAGCCAGAGTACAAGACTGGGATCTTCTTGACCCCAAGGTCACTTTATGGTAAGTTGAGGCTCTCACAGTCCATGATCAATGATCATTTCATGCCAATTTACCGAAGAAATATTGAGCGACTCATCAGTATACTCGAGAAAGAGGATGGACATGGTGATGAAGCCATGATGTTATAG